In Xiphophorus couchianus chromosome 24, X_couchianus-1.0, whole genome shotgun sequence, a single genomic region encodes these proteins:
- the LOC114141211 gene encoding receptor activity-modifying protein 1-like: MSLLLLLLLAAHVGPSECGCDGRLYRKVINDLCFNRFEEEMARLDSGTWCSWPETMEIYEGLTNCTCQVALRMDCFWPNRLVDDFFMKIHNTYFHHCALTGRLLHEPSIGILAPFIGVSVLIALLMTSVVVWRSKRTEGML; the protein is encoded by the exons CTCACGTCGGTCCTTCCGAGTGTGGATGCGACGGCCGGCTCTACCGGAAGGTGATCAACGACCTCTGCTTCAACCGCTTCGAGGAGGAGATGGCCAGACTGGACTCGGGAACGTGGTGCAGCTGGCCGGAAACAATGGA GATCTATGAGGGACTGACTAACTGCACCTGCCAGGTGGCCTTGAGGATGGACTGCTTCTGGCCCAACCGGCTGGTGGACGACTTCTTCATGAAGATTCATAATACGTACTTCCACCACTGCGCCCTGACTGGCCGGCTCCTCCATGAGCCATCAATCGGTATCCTCGCGCCCTTCATCGGCGTGTCAGTGCTGATCGCCCTGCTCATGACCTCAGTCGTGGTTTGGAGGAGCAAACGCACAGAAGGGATGCTGTAG